A single window of Taeniopygia guttata chromosome 1, bTaeGut7.mat, whole genome shotgun sequence DNA harbors:
- the LOC140685284 gene encoding uncharacterized protein isoform X2, translated as MKSPSVVSKEITCQESYQGGAHITGGISSIIICPKVISEIPQSHNQKRPGLPLPKGPSNFNPANSWAPGLQQISKPENTSSSTKAAQMQQSKHQVTYKSLMEELFCLTGLLQGAGEAAAKKLTWESHRCPICQEKPTGAEKN; from the exons ATGAAGAGTCCATCTGTTGTTTCTAAG GAAATCACCTGCCAGGAGTCTTATCAAGGAGGAGCACACATCACAGGAGGCATTTCATCCATCATCATATGCCCTAAAG TCATTTCTGAAATCCCACAAAGTCATAATCAGAAGAGACCTGGGCTGCCTTTACCGAAAGGTCCATCCAACTTCAATCCTGCAAACTCATGGGCACCAGGCCTACAGCAGATATCCAAGCCAGAAAATACAAGCAGCAG CACAAAGGCGGCTCAGATGCAGCAGTCCAAGCACCAGGTGACCTATAAAAGTCTTATGGAAGAACTTTTCTGCTTGACTGGGTTGCTGCAGGGAGCCGGGGAAGCTGCAGCTAAGAAGCTCACCTGGGAAAGCCATAGATGCCCTATATGCCAGGAGAAGCCCACAGG AGCAGAGAAGAATTGA